The genomic region CGCCGAAGCTCGTCCCTCAACGCCTTACTTCGCGCACTCGCTGCCTGCATGCGCTGCTGCCAGACAGCATTTAGTGCCTTGACCTCATCCCCCGCGTCGGTGAGGGACATGCTCTTGGCGCGTATTCTGAGTTCGTCCACGGCACGCTGGTAATCGGCTTGCAAGCGCCGCTCCTCATCGTGCACGGCCATGATCTGCTGATGAAGCGCAGCCAAGTCACTTGCCGGGGCGGCAGGCGCAACGGCGGGTCCCGGGCGTCCGGCAGTTGAAGGCGCGGCCCGGTGGGGCGGCGTGTCAGGCGCACCGTCGCAGGCGGTGTCCTGATACACCGTGTTTCTGCCCGAGGAACATTTGTAGACCTGGCCCACTCCGACATTCGGAACCGCCATCGCGATGGCGAGAACAGCCAGCAGCCGCCCAATTGAACCGTGTGTTCGCATTCCCTGCTTTCCCCCTGTCTAGTTTTCTATGCAGAAGCTGCCAGCGCGAGGCGCATAGCCACTGCAGCCACACCTTACATATTCCGCCGATACTCCCCACCCACGTCATACAGCGCATGGCTGATCTGCCCCAGGCTGTGGGTCTTGACGGCCTCCATCAGCGATTCAAACACATTCCGGCGCTCGCGGGCGGTGTTCTGGAGGTAGGTTAGGCCTGAGTTGCCCTCACCCTGCCCTCTCCCGCTGGCGGGAGAGGGTTCCAAACCGTTGCGGAGCTGCTGGAAGTTGGCGACGTTGTCGATCTGCTGGCCTTTCTCGCCTTCCGTGCTGCGGATCAGTTCGATCTCGGTGACGATGTCGCCGGCGTGCTCCTTGGGCAGGTAGGTGTTGACGCCGATCAGGGGCAGGCTGCCGTCGTGCTTCTTGTGCTCGTAGTAGAGGCTTTCTTCCTGGATCTTGCCGCGCTGGTACATGGTGTCCATGGCGCCGAGGACGCCGCCGCGCTCGCTGATGGCTTCGAACTCCTTGTAGACGGCCTCTTCAACGATGTCGGTGAGCTTGTCGACGATGAAGCTGCCCTGCCAGGGGTTCTCGCAGAAGTTCAGCCCCAGCTCCTTGTTGATGATCATCTGGATGGCGACGGCGCGGCGCACGCTCTCTTCGGTCGGCGTGGTGATGGCCTCGTCGTAGGCGTTGGTGTGCAGGCTGTTGCAGTTATCGAACAGGGCGTACAGGGCCTGCAGGGTGGTGCGGATGTCGTTGAACTGGATTTCCTGCGCGTGCAGGGAGCGGCCGCTGGTCTGGATGTGGTACTTCATCATCTGGCTGCGGCTGCTTGCGCCGTAGCGCTCGCGCATGGCGCGGGCCCAGATGCGGCGGGCGACGCGGCCGATGACGGTGTACTCCGGGTCCATGCCGTTGGAGAAGAAGAACGACAGGTTGGGCGCGAAGTCGTCGATCTTCATGCCGCGCGCGAGGTAGTACTCGACGATGGTGAAGCCGTTGGACAGGGTGAAGGCGAGCTGGCTGATCGGGTTCGCGCCGGCTTCGGCGATGTGGTAGCCGGAGATCGACACCGAGTAGAAGTTGCGCACGCCCTTGTCGACGAAGTACTGCTGGATGTCGCCCATCATGCGCAGGGCGAACTCGGTGCTGAAGATGCAGGTGTTCTGGGCCTGGTCTTCCTTGAGGATGTCGGCCTGCACGGTGCCGCGCACGGTCTTGAGGGTGTCGGCCTTGATGCGGGCGTAGGTTTCGGCATCGACGACCTGGTCGCCGGTAACGCCGAGCAGGCCGAGGCCGAGGCCGTCATTCGTTTCGGGCAGGGTGCCGCTGTATTCGGGGCGTCTCTTGCCCTCGAACAGCTTTTCGATGGTGTCGTGGGCGGCGTCCCAGCGTGACTGGTCCTCGCGCAGGTATTTCTCGACCTGCTGGTCGATGGCGGTGTTCATGAACATCGCCAGGATCATCGGCGCGGGGCCGTTGATGGTCATCGACACGCTGGTGGTCGGCGCGCACAGGTCGAAGCCGGAGTACAGCTTCTTCATGTCGTCGAGTGTGGCGATGTTGACGCCGGAGTTGCCGATCTTGCCGAAGATGTCCGGGCGCGGCGCCGGGTCCTCGCCATAGAGGGTGACCGAGTCGAACGCGGTGGACAGGCGCGCGGCGGGCTGGCCGACGGACAGGTAATGGAAGCGGCGGTTGGTGCGCTCGGGCGTGCCCTCGCCGGCGAACATGCGGATCGGGTCCTCGCCGCTGCGGCGGTACGGGTAGACGCCGCCGGTGTACGGGTAGGCACCAGGCAGGTTTTCCTTCTGCAGGAACACCAGCAGCTCGCCCCATGACTTGTAGGTGGGCGCGGCGATCTTCGGGATCTGCTGGTGGCTGAGCGATTCGCGGTAGTTCTCGACGCGGATGGTCTTGTCGCGGACCTGGTACTCGTTGACCTCGTCGGTGATCGACTTGAGGCGGGCTGGCCATTCGCGCAGCAGTTTGAGGGCTTCGGAGGAGAGCGACTGGATGGCGTCGTTGTAGCGTTGGCGCAGGGTCAGCAGGGTCTTGTCTGCTTTCGCTCCCTCTCCCGCTTGCGGGAGAGGGCTGGGGTGAGGGGCTTTTCCGCCAGAGGCGCCCTCATCCGCCCTTCGGGCACGTTGATTCACCACATCCTTGTGGCTCACCCTCCGGGCGACTTCGTCGTCCAAATCGGCAATCCATGCCGATTTGTCTCCCGCATGCGGGAGAAGGGATTCTGCGTCGTAAAGATCCAGGGCCTTTGGCAGCTTGTCGTCCTCGAGCGATTCAAGCGCCTGCCAGCAGCTCTGCGCGCGGTCGGCGATCTCGGCCTCGGTCTCGATCTGCGTGTTGATCGCCCTGCCCTGTTCGGCGATCTCGGCGAGGTAGCGCGCGCGGTTGCCGGGAATCAGGACGGTCGCGCGCGGTTCTTTCAGCGAGGTGTCGATGTTCGGGGTGAAGTCGCAGCGGGGAGAAAAAATGGGGTCAGAGTCATTTTTCGACTCTTTGCCCGCCTCCCCTTTGCCTTCTGCCTTCGAAAAATGACTCTGACCCCATTTTTCCTTCAGCAGGCGGCACAGGTTGGCGAACATCCAGCTGATGCCGGGGTCGTTGAACTGGCTGGCGATGGTCGGGTAGACCGGCACGTCCTCGTCCTTCATCGAGAACGCGACGCGGTTGCGCTTCCACTGCTTGCGCACGTCGCGCAGCGCATCTTCCGCGCCACGCTTGTCGAACTTGTTGAGCACGACGAGTTCGGCGAAGTCGAGC from Lysobacter alkalisoli harbors:
- a CDS encoding methylmalonyl-CoA mutase family protein encodes the protein MSTPASQLPQAETDATPLRFVTAASLFDGHDAAINIMRRLIQGQGAEVIHLGHNRSVEDVVRAALQEDADGIALSSYQGGHVEYFKYMVDMLAERGAGHIRVFGGGGGTITPEEIRELQSYGVERIYHPNDGMHMGLVAMIEDVVRRADQSRQTNGMPDDLDQHPLPDIDDEIAIGRMLSAIEDGHFSDAEMAMLRKAWAQPQASESRRSTPVVGITGTGGAGKSSVTDELLNRFLASFPEMRIAVVSVDPTRRRTGGALLGDRIRMNSLRSRRVYMRSMATRRQHAATNAVLQDSIAFLKGLGYDLVIVETAGIGQSDSEIVDLVDFPMYVMTSDFGAPSQLEKIDMLDFAELVVLNKFDKRGAEDALRDVRKQWKRNRVAFSMKDEDVPVYPTIASQFNDPGISWMFANLCRLLKEKWGQSHFSKAEGKGEAGKESKNDSDPIFSPRCDFTPNIDTSLKEPRATVLIPGNRARYLAEIAEQGRAINTQIETEAEIADRAQSCWQALESLEDDKLPKALDLYDAESLLPHAGDKSAWIADLDDEVARRVSHKDVVNQRARRADEGASGGKAPHPSPLPQAGEGAKADKTLLTLRQRYNDAIQSLSSEALKLLREWPARLKSITDEVNEYQVRDKTIRVENYRESLSHQQIPKIAAPTYKSWGELLVFLQKENLPGAYPYTGGVYPYRRSGEDPIRMFAGEGTPERTNRRFHYLSVGQPAARLSTAFDSVTLYGEDPAPRPDIFGKIGNSGVNIATLDDMKKLYSGFDLCAPTTSVSMTINGPAPMILAMFMNTAIDQQVEKYLREDQSRWDAAHDTIEKLFEGKRRPEYSGTLPETNDGLGLGLLGVTGDQVVDAETYARIKADTLKTVRGTVQADILKEDQAQNTCIFSTEFALRMMGDIQQYFVDKGVRNFYSVSISGYHIAEAGANPISQLAFTLSNGFTIVEYYLARGMKIDDFAPNLSFFFSNGMDPEYTVIGRVARRIWARAMRERYGASSRSQMMKYHIQTSGRSLHAQEIQFNDIRTTLQALYALFDNCNSLHTNAYDEAITTPTEESVRRAVAIQMIINKELGLNFCENPWQGSFIVDKLTDIVEEAVYKEFEAISERGGVLGAMDTMYQRGKIQEESLYYEHKKHDGSLPLIGVNTYLPKEHAGDIVTEIELIRSTEGEKGQQIDNVANFQQLRNGLEPSPASGRGQGEGNSGLTYLQNTARERRNVFESLMEAVKTHSLGQISHALYDVGGEYRRNM